From Uloborus diversus isolate 005 chromosome 8, Udiv.v.3.1, whole genome shotgun sequence, a single genomic window includes:
- the LOC129228101 gene encoding tRNA (adenine(58)-N(1))-methyltransferase non-catalytic subunit TRM6-like: MSDDVSDTNCIKGGDFVIVKAENTLRLVELNKSKPYYLGKRKANLYFAIGQPYGSFFEIKPDGNLKKSAAAEVDESLNVKVGNDEETKDNRALIDTGNSQKLTTVDIEAYKAQGLSGQEMVKIIVENSSSFREKTLFSKEKYLRKKQSKYMKFVQLLKPNVRLLAEMYYSQGPLKICNLRIDSLSQMLAFCNIMSGCKYMIIETVCGLLTASVLERIGVHGCVIQMHLGPSSKNPCQQTIKALNIPATTMESLLYNIDLKNAMKILQQEKADDGSEACNSSATDKKPKLAKEHYGNKAKEILSYRDMDSLLVAVKHHPANVLPLIDFLAFSRPFAIFSMFQEPLVDCYVNLKSRGDIILLNISETWFRRYQVLPDRTHPCYTMSGNGGFLLTGIKVDKKALY; the protein is encoded by the coding sequence aTGTCTGATGATGTGTCTGACACTAATTGTATTAAGGGAGGTGATTTTGTCATAGTTAAAGCGGAAAATACCCTCCGTTTAGTTGAGCTGAATAAAAGTAAGCCATATTATTTGGGGAAGCGTAAGGCAAATTTGTACTTTGCTATAGGTCAACCATACGgctcattttttgaaattaaaccagATGGCAATCTTAAGAAATCAGCAGCTGCCGAAGTAGATGAGAGTTTGAATGTAAAAGTTGGAAATGATGAAGAAACTAAAGATAATCGAGCTCTAATTGATACCGGTAACTCGCAAAAACTAACAACTGTTGATATAGAAGCGTATAAAGCTCAAGGTTTATCAGGACAAGAAATGGTGAAAATAATTGTAGAAAACAGCAGTTCATTTCGTGAAAAAACGTTGttttcaaaagagaaatatttgCGTAAGAAACAATCTAAGTACATGAAGTTTGTTCAGTTATTAAAACCAAATGTACGTCTTCTTGCTGAAATGTATTACTCTCAAGGTCCTTTAAAAATATGCAACTTGAGAATTGATTCTTTATCCCAAATGTTAGCATTTTGTAACATAATGTCAGGTTGCAAGTACATGATAATTGAAACTGTTTGTGGTCTGTTGACTGCATCTGTGTTAGAACGAATTGGGGTGCATGGATGTGTGATTCAAATGCATTTGGGACCTTCCTCAAAAAATCCTTGCCAGCAAACAATCAAAGCATTGAATATACCCGCGACAACAATGGAATCCTTGCTGTACAACATAGATCTGAAAAATGCAATGAAGATACTACAACAGGAAAAAGCTGATGATGGCTCTGAGGCTTGTAATTCATCTGCCACTGATAAAAAACCTAAACTTGCCAAAGAGCACTATGGGAATAAAGCAAAAGAAATTTTATCCTACAGAGACATGGACAGTTTACTTGTAGCAGTTAAACATCACCCAGCCAATGTTTTGCCCCTGATAGATTTCCTAGCATTCTCCAGACCATTTGCCATATTTTCAATGTTCCAAGAGCCCCTTGTAGATTGCTATGTTAATCTAAAATCAAGAGGAGATATTATATTGctaaatatttctgaaacatgGTTTCGCAGGTATCAAGTGCTTCCTGATAGGACCCATCCATGTTATACCATGTCTGGAAATGGGGGTTTTCTACTGACTGGAATAAAAGTGGACAAAAAAGCATTGTATTGA